Proteins encoded by one window of Nicotiana tabacum cultivar K326 chromosome 10, ASM71507v2, whole genome shotgun sequence:
- the LOC107826998 gene encoding uncharacterized protein LOC107826998 — MRHEVFTLTARSKKVLVNPEDDKDRGWYTRYVAGRTVDLLGETIILFPEKWNFAPTMGDVELIPDFRGWVDSILKIAPKDQKTWKSISSLHGWKVKTHGFGVRGMAVEVAMAIRMSANAALDLNKARASLPKRKAIGESSENEEEEDTSLIARPRVRRRVINSDEIEDTPAQTSSTEPILIYSDEDTVPKDTNELTQRLFDSGFVSGELGPVFDEAPLSLFVPISSIPLPVSTAHASVPVLVSSSSPSIPSLTLMAPAVVFSFSTTPPSMAPPPFVQHTEAGSSSRTMAMRSVTLEVPVNHSLLRKTGRADVWLEPLIGDIEKKKMESHSCLTLMNDIVHSTLKANLIGTELMGRISLLERKTCESEKSIHEAEEIARGAQLEAANWKEQFVNAQGTIEELQESRNLLEQQKRGLTSELATAKASSSQFKRDKELLECSMSEQLSKASEEVRELKALLAKKEEYAGELVQSLTQAQADLQTSSDEIRALKSSHASLEASLDSHLAEHQILKNDLAMWEREYGLLEENFNIEVSWAFLKSRRDALMEAAQESFDLQSEIAKVLDTIEKSQQHVDTPSPALETPGTEELLNEEVATAAIGVAIPAPKGETSMTQSIEAEAPVTLASLGDFNIPSPIKIAPENEIATSDVPTPSMTS; from the exons ATGCGCCATGAggtttttaccttaactgcaagaagcaaaaaggttttggtaaaccctgaagatgacaaggatcgtggATGGTACACCCGTTACGTTGCTGGACGTACGGTGGACTTGCTTGGTGAAACAATTATTctcttccctgagaagtggaattttgcac caaccatgggagatgtggaacttATTCCTgacttccgtggttgggtagattcaatTTTGAAGATTGCTCCTAAAGATCAAaaaacttggaaatcaatttcttctttaCATGGCTGGAAGGTGAAAACACATG GATTTGGTGTTAGAGGAATGGCAGTtgaagtagctatggccattcgcatgtctgctAATGCTGCACTTGATTTGAACAAGGCTCGAGCTTCGCTTCCCAAAAGGAAAGCTATAGGAGAAAGTTCTGagaatgaggaagaggaagatacCTCTTTAATTGCCAGGCCCAGAGTTAGGAGACGAGTCATTAATAGTGATGAAATTGAGGATACCCCTGCTCAAACTTCGTCTACCGAGCCTATTTTGATTTATTCTGACGAGGACACCGTGCCAAAAGATACTAATGAATTAACTCAGCGTCTTTTTGATAGTGGTTTTGTGAGTGGCGAGCTCggccctgtttttgatgaagctcctctcTCCTTATtcgttcctatttcctccattcctttGCCAGTTTCAACTGCACATGCTTCCGTTCCTGTGTTGgtttcttcatcttctccttccatCCCTTCTTTGACTCTTATGGCTCCTGCTGTTGTGTTTTCCTTTTCTACTACTCCTCCTTCCATGGCTCCTCCTCCCTTCGTTCAGCATACAGAGGCGGGTTCTAGCAGTAGAACCATggctatgagaagtgttactcttgAAGTTCCTGTCAACCATAGCCTTTTGAGAAAGACTGGTAGAGCTGATGTTTGGCTCGAGCCTCTAATCGgtgatattgagaagaagaagatggagagccacagTTGCCtgactctgatgaatgacatagttcattctactttgaag gctaacctcattggtaccgaattgatgggaagaatttcccttctggaaagaaAAACCTGTGAGTCTGAAAAATCCATCCATGAGGCCGAGGAAATAGCCaggggagcccagcttgaagcaGCTAATTGGAAAGAACAGTTTGTGAATGCTCaggggaccatagaggagttgcaagaaagtagaaatctcctggagcagcaaaagcgtGGTTTGACTTCTGAACTAGCAActgccaaggcttcttcaagccaatttaaAAGAGATAAAGAGCTTTTGGAGTGCTCAatgtcagaacaattatcaaaggctagtgaagaagtcagggagcttaaggcacttttagccaagaaagaagagtatgcaggagaattagtgcaaagcttgactcaagctcaagctgacttacagacctcctctgacgagattcgagctttgaagagttctcatgcctccctcgaagcttcccttgattcccatttagctgaacATCAAATATTGAAgaatgatcttgctatgtgggaaagggagtatggacttctggaggagaacttcaacatagaggtAAGTTGGGCTTTCCTGAAATCTCGCCGTGATGCTTTGATGGAAGCTGCTCAGGAAAGCTTCGATTTGCAATCTGAAATAGCCAAAGTCTTAGACACTATCGAGAAAAGTCAACAACAtgttgatactccttctcctgcacttgaaACTCCTGgaacggaagaacttttaaatgaagaagtggctaCTGCAGCAATTGGGGTTGCAATTCCTGCTCCCaagggtgaaacttctatgacacAGTCCATAGAAGCTGAAGCTCCTGTGACTCTTGCTTCCCTCGGTGATTTCAACATTCCAAGCCCAATTAAAATTGCTCCTGAAAATGaaattgcaacttctgatgttccAACCCCTTCAATGACTAGCTGA